The stretch of DNA TGCTAGCGCTCTCACGGGATCCTGCTCGCCACCTCGCACCGGAGGTGTGCGCCTCGCCTAAGATCGGCGTCCATCCGCAGACCGACATGGAACCGACCCCTCGCTACAGGCAGGGACTGTAGGTCGACGACCGACGGAGCACATGAAAAAAGCCGGCCGATCCCAAGGGACCGGCCAGCCTATCAAACGTATCGTGTAACGGCCGCAGCCGCCGCGTCGTTACTTCGGCGCGAGCACCATCAGCATCTGGCGGCCTTCCATGCGCGGATACGCCTCAATCTTGGCGATCTCCGCAACGTCGTCCTGGACGCGCTTCAACAGGTTCATGCCGAGCTGGCCATGGCTCAACTCGCGACCGCGAAAGCGCAGCGTGATCTTGACCTTGTCGCCCTCGCCGATGAAGTCGTTCACCTTCTTCATCTTCGTGTCGTAATCATGGTCGTCGATGTTCGGACGCATCTTGATCTCCTTGATCTCCTGCGTCTTCTGCGACTTGCGTGCGAGGTTCGCCTTCTTCTGCGCCTCGTACTTGAACTTGCCGACATCGAGGAACTTGGCGACGGGCGGATCGGCGTTAGGCGACACCTCGACCAGGTCGAGGCCGTGCTCGGCTGCCTGCTCGATCGCTTCGCGCGTAAACATCACGCCCAGATTCTCGCCCTCGTGATCGATCACGCGGACCTTCTGGCTCTGGATGAATTCGTTGAATCGCGGGCCGTTCATTGCGGGCGTCTGCATCGGCCGGCGCATCGTGGGAGGACGTATGGGGGTTGCTCCTGAAGTTTCTGACAAAGTATTTGGGCCGGCATATAGCGCAAAAACGCGTGCTCCGATAGCCGGCCCTCTAAGGTCACATATCGGGTGCGCGCGCCTCGTCCGCAAGACGCATGATCGCCTCGTCGAGCGTCAGGATGGTCTGCGCCTGGCTGCCGAGCGTGCGCAGCGCGACCTTGCCCTCCTCAGCCTCGCGCTTGCCGACGACGAGCAGGTTGGGCACCTTCGCCAGGCTGTGCTCGCGCACCTTGTAGTTGATCTTCTCGTTGCGAAGGTCGGTCTCCACGCGAATCCCGGCCGCTTTGAGCTTCGCCGCGACCTCGATCGCATAGTCATCGGCATCCGACACGATCGTCGCGACGACTGCCTGCACCGGGGCGAGCCAGAGGGGGAAGCGGCCTGCATGATGCTCGATCAGGATGCCAAGGAACCGCTCGAACGTGCCGAGAATCGCGCGGTGGAGCATCACCGGCCGGTGCCGCTCACCATCCGCACCCACATACGACGCGTCGAGTCGCTCGGGCAGCACGCGGTCCGACTGGATCGTACCGACCTGCCACGTCCGGCCAATCGCGTCGGTCAGGTGGAATTCTAGCTTAGGCGCATAGAACGCGCCCTCACCCGGCAGCTCCTCGAAATTCGCCTTGATCGTGTCGCTCAAGCCCGACTGCATCACCGCCTCGCGCAGTTCCGCCTCGGCCTTGTCCCACATCGCGTCTTCGCCGAACCGCTTTTCCGGGCGCAGCGCGAGCTTCACTGCATAATCCTCGAAGCCCAGATGCTTGTAGACGCTGTCGAGCAGCTCGCAGAACTTGCGCACCTCCTCGACCAGCTGGTCCTCGCGGACGAAGATATGCGCGTCGTCCTGCGTGAACTGGCGGACGCGCATGATGCCGTGCAGCGCGCCATGCGGCTCGTTGCGGTGGCAGCAGCCGAACTCCGCCATCCGGATCGGCAGGTCGCGATACGACTTGATTCCCTGCTTGAAGATCAGGACGTGCGCCGGGCAGTTCATCGGTTTGAGCGCCATCAGGTCGCCC from Sphingomonas sp. HMP9 encodes:
- the infC gene encoding translation initiation factor IF-3, whose product is MRRPMQTPAMNGPRFNEFIQSQKVRVIDHEGENLGVMFTREAIEQAAEHGLDLVEVSPNADPPVAKFLDVGKFKYEAQKKANLARKSQKTQEIKEIKMRPNIDDHDYDTKMKKVNDFIGEGDKVKITLRFRGRELSHGQLGMNLLKRVQDDVAEIAKIEAYPRMEGRQMLMVLAPK